Sequence from the Vicia villosa cultivar HV-30 ecotype Madison, WI unplaced genomic scaffold, Vvil1.0 ctg.003089F_1_1, whole genome shotgun sequence genome:
CAACTTACAAATAGGTTTCTTAGTGTTGAATTAAATCCAACCATACTTCAAGAATTTCTATATATACATATGAACCACACCCATTTCACCTCAATTTCAATTCTCTTCATATCTTTCTCAATGGAAAATCACAAGACACCCTTTTCCCTTTCTCTTGATACCAAAAATGTTGTCATAGTAAAACCCTCCAAACCCACACCTTCTGAAATTCTCGCACTCTCCACCATTGACAATGATCCTAACATCAACATTCTTTGTCAAACCATATATGTCTACAAAGCAAATAAAAATTTCTCAAATGACCAAAAAGACCCCGCTTCTGTGATAAAAGAAGCTCTCTCAAAGGCTTTGGTTTACTATTACCCTCTTGCAGGAAAACTAACAacacttgatgatgatgatgaaaaacTTGGAATCAACTGCAATGGTGATGGAGTTCCATTCATGGAAGCAAATGCGAATTGTGATCTCTCTTCACTTAACTATCTTGAAGGCATTGATGTTCCAACAGCACAAATGTTAGTCTTTGATAACCCTTCACAAGACCAAACTAGTCCTCACCCTTTGGTTTTCAAAGTTACAAAGTTTCTTTGTGGTGGTTTCACAATTGGTATGGGATTGTCACATAGTGTTTGTGATGGTTTTGGTGCATCAAAATTCTATAGAGCACTTTCAGAATTTGCAAGTGGAAAAAATGAACCTTCTGTGAAACCTGTTTGGGAGAGAGAGAGGTTAACAGTGAAAAAAACTACTCTTAAAAAAGAAGAACCATTTAAGTTTCTTGTAGATGAAACTTCATTAGCAACTTCACCTTTTTTACCAACCAAAGAAATCTCACATGAATGTTTTAACTTGAATATTGAAACTATAAAAAATCTCAAAATGAAACTAATGAAGGAAATTGATAGTGATAGTGATAGTGATAGTGATAATGTGATGAAGGAAAGTTTCACAATCACAACAGTTGAAGCACTTGGTGCTTATGTTTGGAGGTCAAAAGTAAGAGCTTTGAAACTAAACAATGATGGAAGCACTTTGTTTTGTTTAGCAGTAGGTGTGAGAAACTTAATGGACCCACCTTTGCATGAAGGGTATTATGGTAATGCATTTGTAGGTTCAAATGTGGTGTTAAAAGTGAAAGAGCTTAATGAAAAACCACTTTTTGAAACAGTGAAGCTTATCAAAGAGAGTAAAAAGGCTTCAATGAATGAAGAACATATAAGAAATTCAATGAACATGTTGGAGATAATGAGGAAAAGGAAGATTAAGGTTGAAGGAAGAGGTGCATCATTGGTTTTGACAGATTGGAGACAACTTGGTTTGTTGCAAGAGGTTGAT
This genomic interval carries:
- the LOC131640381 gene encoding spermidine coumaroyl-CoA acyltransferase-like, which codes for MNHTHFTSISILFISFSMENHKTPFSLSLDTKNVVIVKPSKPTPSEILALSTIDNDPNINILCQTIYVYKANKNFSNDQKDPASVIKEALSKALVYYYPLAGKLTTLDDDDEKLGINCNGDGVPFMEANANCDLSSLNYLEGIDVPTAQMLVFDNPSQDQTSPHPLVFKVTKFLCGGFTIGMGLSHSVCDGFGASKFYRALSEFASGKNEPSVKPVWERERLTVKKTTLKKEEPFKFLVDETSLATSPFLPTKEISHECFNLNIETIKNLKMKLMKEIDSDSDSDSDNVMKESFTITTVEALGAYVWRSKVRALKLNNDGSTLFCLAVGVRNLMDPPLHEGYYGNAFVGSNVVLKVKELNEKPLFETVKLIKESKKASMNEEHIRNSMNMLEIMRKRKIKVEGRGASLVLTDWRQLGLLQEVDFGWKGSVNIVPVPWNMFGFVDLCLFLPPNNLDPLMKGGVRIFVSLPKASMDKFKEEMELLKGMKVDEDI